From Mobula hypostoma chromosome 3, sMobHyp1.1, whole genome shotgun sequence:
TGAACTGGCgattattttcagcattttctatttttaaaaaactagaaTTACATCAGCTACAAAATGTTTTAAGGATACAAGGGAAAGACCTGATTACTCAATGCAGTTTAAGTTAGTTAGATACATGGAATAGTCATCATACAAATACATCTCCTTTGTCAGTGAAGACTCTGTTTCTATTAGTCTGTGATATCAGGTCAGCTTTTCTTCCTTAGAATATAGAGGACGTGCCCTGCCTGAGCTTCGGGGCAGATCTTCCAGCTCTGCGTTTCACAAAGTTTAACATTCTTAACTGCTCTCATTCACTTACTGACCAGCTCACATGTTTACAGCTTATCCCCCATGGTCAAAGACCAGTAATTGTGAAGGAGGAGAAACAATATTAATTGCGTATAAAATGTTCCTGCATGTTTGCAGGTGGATTAACCATATACATGCACAATCCTGTCATATTTTGAGACATAAGGGTTAAATACGCCTTTGGTTTGTCTCCAAGTCCAGGCTGAGGGGTGTAGTTCCATGTTTTTCCTCCCCACTAGCTCTGTAGATACTTTGCCCAGGCATGATTGGGGTTAAGGATGTTGGTGGACCTGGCAAATGATTTGTAATCTGTTCCTATTGGCCTCAAGATGGTATTGGCTTTTGTATGAAGCCATTCCACTGACTGTTTTGTAAACAATATCAGAGAATCATTAAAGTTAATGTTGCACTGGAGTGGATGGGTAGACTGGGCAAAGAGGCCAGGGGCTTCTCaaatgtcatcagtgaacttaggTGGGTTTATTTTACATGTTCAAAGCTTTCCTTTAAAAGAAACTGGAGTCAAAGGCACATCACCTTTACAATACTAAACTGAATAACACCAAAGTAAAAAAGGATCATGATAATAAATAATTGATACATACCTATTGATAGTTTTGCAGCATTGTCTATTAAGAAAACAAGCACAACTGGCTGAACTATGTCATTAAATCCTGAGCAGCCCAGATGGACTGTCCTATTAACTGTATTACAACCAAGGTTTGTTAATCCAGATATAGAGTGGTGCTCTACGAGCAGGTTTTACACACCACCTAATAGATGACatggtagcataacagttagtgTAGACAAGGTAAGACGAggaaacacacatcagtcctcagaaggatcagaagtgaacAGTTCAAGTTGCCAGGTGTCAATATCTGAGGACCTATCCGAGGACCAACAtctcgatgcagttacaaagaaagcacaacaacggatacatttcactaggagtttgaggagattcgctatgtcaccaaagccacttgcaaacttctgcagatgtacgacggagagcattctaactggctgcatcactgtcagggTTGGGAGAGGTGCAGAGAAACACTGCACAGGATCCAAAATAAGCTGTTCAAAGTTGTAATCTCAatcacctccatcatgggcactagcctccccaacaacCAGGACATCTCCAAGAAAGGATACCTTAAAAAGGCCCCCCtttgcccaggacatgccccattttcattgctaccatcagagaagagATATAGGAGCCTGAATGCACGCacgcaatgattcaggaacagcttcttccccgctgccatcagatttctgaatggacattgaacccacaaacactacctcacttttttacccatattttttgcactaatttaataaatacacacacttactgtaatttacagtttttattatatattgaattgtactgctgccatttaacaacaaatttcatgacatatgccagtgatattaaacctgattctgaattgatTTACAGTGCTAGTGATCACTGACCGGGTTTCATTTCTGCTGCTGCAAGAAATTTGCATTCTTTCTTTGACCTcgtaggtttcctcccactttgtaAAGGCAGGGTTAGTGagctatattggtgccagaagcatggcaaaacTTGTGGGGTGCCACAGCACATCCTTGgcttgtgttggtcattgatgcaaaacagTGGATtttatgtttcagtgtacatgtgataaagcTAATTCTCAACTCTTTCTTGCTATTTTGCTTACATTCTTAATTCACCGtcatacaatatcatttcagtaAACTCAGTTTGCTTCAAGGGAACTTGAGGACAGAGCCTTGGTGTGCACAGGAGCTCGAGGGTGGGAATTACAAACATGACTTAGTAAGTCCTTTTACACTTGCCTTAATAAACTATTAACAATTATTTTTCCTATTTAAATATTGGGTAAATAAGACCAATTCATACTACATAAATAGAACTAAATGTATGTATTTAGAATCAATGGGAGTTGCCAGAAAGCAAGTTTAAATCCCAAGATAATCAGTCCATTATTTAGGAGATTTTTGTTTTCTACAGAAGGCACAGTCGTATACTGTGATGCACTGAACAATGATGTACACTTCCGATACACGATGGGAACAAATTATCACGTTTAGAAGCAGTAAGCTTCAAAAAGATTTCAAAGTCATTACTTCAGTTTCAGAAAGCTCCTGCATGCCTTTCAGTTCTTCAAGCTATATCAAGGGATACAGGATCACGGAGGTCAGCATTTAACTGTTTTGCTGCCGTACTGTCTCTCTTCAAAATTACATCTTCATATATCTCCTGGTTAATTAAATTTTGGGTTATGCTTTTGCTTTCTTCAAACTTGGGTAACACAACAGCAATATATCCTTCTGTGGAAGGCTAAGGGTAAAGAATAAAAAGAGTGTTAGAttaaataaagtaaaacaatatcaatttatacatttttattttaccttttcttGTAGAAGGCTGGGCCGCTGGAGAATATTTTCATTTACTTCCAATAACCGTCCTCTGATACAGCTATAATAAAGAAGACACTTTGTTAACTGTGGAATATTTTATTTGTACAGCCCCTGTCATAGCTCTATGTTTAAGGGGCACTAAGAGATCTCAGCAACACTAATTCTGATGATGCATTTTGTAAAGTCAAATCAGCATGAGATTTGTACTATGAATAGTACAGCAGTAGGGAACCCAGGAATTTAAATGCAGAGTTTGTTAAGAGTGGCACCAAAGGTAAACAAGGTAATGTAAAAGGCATTTAGcaagctggccttcatcagtcagggcaacaAATATAAGAGTTGGGACATTGTTATCTAGCTGTACAAGTCACTGGTGAGGTTGCACTTGAAATACTgtttacagttttggtcactttgttataggaaagacatagtTAAACTGGAAAGCATACAGATGTTGCCAGGATTAAAGGGCCTGAATTATCTGGAGAGGTTGGCCgagctaggtctttattccttaagatgtaggaaaatgaaggggaaccttacagaaatatttaaaattatgaaacgCAAAGGCAGATGGCAAGTCTTTTCCCTGGGGTAAGGGAATCTGAAACCAGGGACCTAGgctaagaggggaaagatttaaaggggctAGAGTAGCAACTTATtccacacagtgaatggtgagtatctggaatgagctgccagaggaagaggttgagacaggtacatgaaGGGGCAGGGTTTAGAGgaaaggaatatgggccaaatactGAAAACTGGGTGGTTACCATGATCAGCATATACTCATTGGATCAAAAGGCCTATGTCCATGCTGCATTGTTTTATAAATCTATGGCACTTGACTGCCTTTAACTTAAGATttaagatttctgaatgaaaaCTAATTAGGATGACAGGTGACACAATTGGCAATTACTTCCAAAAAGTATAAATCTACTTGGTgaaattaaattcattagatattCTACTCACAAATCTTAATAAATACCTTACCTGTATATTGTGTACTCCTCACCATCTTCACACATTATTCTGCACAATGGGGCAAGTTCTGTCAGGAATTGTCCACCCTGAAAGTTATGTGCACAGATAGTTTGCATTCACCAAGGGAAATATATACTATCCACCTTAACATTTTCTATGCTTCAACTGATAAAATGGTCTTAACAATGgcttaaaatatttaatttaaaagATAATGCCAATACTAACTACGGTAAAGGTATCTAAACATATGTGTCTGAAAACACAATTGCGTACTAAAAATATAGACTGGTGAAATATTGTGAGGCTATAGAATACCTTATAATCTAGGACAATTCACACCCAATGGATCAGTCATCATATAAAGAAACCTTATTGAATTTGCATATAGTATGGTTCCACAAATTAAATATTGATATTTCCTGTTTTCCTTAAAAATAGCTCTATACATTTTTCCATCTACTGGAGTTGGCAGATTTATTGAAGGTGGGGGCTGGATTAAAGACAAACCTGAAAAATATGGCATTTCCACAATTATGACTTCCTTAGTATTGGAAAGAAGTGCCATTGCACTCTTACTGAGTAGAGTACGAATCTGTGACCTCCCAGTTTAAAAACTGGACTAATATCACTAAACCAGAGTTACAGGTTTTTGCAACAAATAATTCCCAATCCACATAGCAACCAAACTAAGTACTTTCACAATCCAGCAACATCAGATTAAAACAGGCAAAGCCAACAGTGGCTGACACATTGGTAGAATTGCTGTCTCACAGCAGTGGGGACTTTGGTTCAATTCTAACTGCAGTTACTGTCTGAGTCAAGTCTGCAGagtcttcctgtgactgtggtTTTCCTGCAtattctccaatttcctcccacatcccgaagTCAAgtgggctggtaggttaattagcaactgtaaattgcctctagtgTGTAGCAGAGTAGAAACTAGGGGAGTTAATGAGACCGTGGAGAAGAATTAATGAATGAATGTACTATCAGTGTAAATGGTTGGCTGATGGCCCATGCAGACTCGGTTGACCAAAAGGCTCTGTTTCCATACtatgtttattcgtttccatgaGAAGCAGTTAACAAGAAGCAAATATGCACAGTTGGTGATTGCTAAAATTAATGTTGGGTAATTAAATCCAAAGCTGAAACCTTACAGCCAAAATGACACCCAAGACACATACTTATCCATTTCTCATCTTCACTCCTCCCTGTATTTAACCCTTCCACCACTGGCAATTGAAAAGACCATACCATGGAGTTTCCTCTCTAATCCTCTCCTTTAACTAAGATTCTGATCATATCTCATTATGTGGCTTGCTTTGTTTGATAATACTATTGTGAAGTACAATATGGTATATTAAGGTACTATAAAAAAAATgagtattaattttttttttaaaaacacattcCTTTATGGATTGCAAGAGCACAAGGCAAGAGTCCTCATTTACTTTGCTGACCTGATCTGATTTTGGCCTCAACTTGACTTTTACACAATTGCACGTAATCATAAAACTCACCTATAGTCCAAGAATCTGACCATCTTTCCCTGAATATATTCAACAATTCAGTATCAAGGATagtgaatttcaaagattcatgtCTGAAGGAATGGCTCTTCATTGTCTTAAATGGGTGACCCCCCTATTCTGAAACTTTGACCCGAATTCTAAATTTCCCCATGAGCAAAAACATCCTCTATAGTCTATATCTACCTTGCAAAGCACCCAAAGAAACTTATGTTTCAATATTGTATCTCCAATGAGCATAGGCTCAACCTGCTCAATCTCAtaagctaacaacaggaattttgcagatgctggaaattcaagcaacacacatcaaagttgctggtgaacgcagcaggccaggcagcatctctaggaagaggtgcagtcgacgtttcaggccaagacccttcgtcaggactaactgaaggaagagtgagtaagggatttgaaagttggagggggagggggagatccaaaatgataggagaagacaggagggggagggatagagccaagagctggacaggtgataggcaaaaggggatacgagaggatcatgggacaggaggtccgggaagaaagacaaggggggggacccagaagatgggcaagaggtatattcagagggacagagggagaaaaaggagagtgagagaaagaatgtgtgcataaaaatgagtaacagatggggtacaagggggacgtggggccttagcggaagttagagaagtcgatgttcatgccatcaggttggaggctacccagacggaatataaggtgttgttcctccaacctgagtgtagcttcatctttacagtagaggaggctgtggatagacatatcagaatgggaatgggatgtggaattaaaatgtttggccactgggagatcctgctttctctagcggacagagcgtagatgttcagcaaagcggtctcccagtctgcgtcgggtctcgccaatatataaaaggccacatcgggagcaccggacgcagtatatcaccccagtcgactcacaggtgaagtgttgcctcacctggaaggactgtttggggccctgaatggtggtaagggaggaagtgtaagggcatgtgtagcacttgttccgcttacacggataagtgccaggagggaggtcagtggggagggatgggggggacaaatggacaagggagttgtgtagggagcgatccctgcggaatgcagagagaggtggggagggaaagtggtgggatcccgttggaggtggcggaagttacggagaataatatgttggacccggaggctggtggggtggtaggtgaggaccaggggaaccctattcctagtggagtggcaggaggatggaatgagagcagatgtacgtgaaatgggggagatgcgtttaagagcagagttgatagtggaggaagggaggcccctttctttaaaaaaggaaggcatctccctcgtcctagaatgaaaagcctcatcctgagagcagatgcggcggagacggaggaattgcgagaaggggatggcgtttttgcaagagacagggtgagaagaggaatagtccagatagctgtgagagtcagtaggcttatagtaagccgacctattgtctcagcttgctcctgccccaccaaactcatttctgcatacctcgacactgttttatcaccccttgttcaatcccttccgacctatgttcgtgacacttctcacgctcttaaacttttcaatgattttaagttccctggcccccaccactttattttcaccatggatgtccagtccttatatacttccatcccccatcaggaaggtctcaaagctctacgcttctttttggattccagacctaatcagttcccctctaccaccactctgctccgtctagcggaattagtccttactcttaataatttctcctttggctcctcccacttcctccaaactaaaggtgtagctatgggcacccgtatgggtcatagctatgcctgcctttttgttgggtttgtggaacaatctatgttctgtgcctattctggtatttgtcccccacttttccttcgctacatcaacgactgcattggcgctgcttcctgcacgcatgcagaactcgttgactttattaactttgcctccaactttcaccctgccctcaagtttacctggtccatttctgacacctccctcccctttctagatctttctgtctctgtctctggagacagcttatccactgatgtctactataagcctactgactctcacagctatctggactattcctcttctcaccctgtctcttgcaaaaacgccatccccttctcgcaattcctccatctccgccgtatctgctctcaggttaAGGCTTTTCATCcaaggacgagggagatgtcttccttttttaaagaaaggggcttcccttcctccactatcaactctgctcttaaacgcatctcccccatttcacgtacatctgctctcattccatcctccccccaccccactatgaatagggttcccctggtcctcacctaccaccccaccagcctccaggtccaacatattattctccgtaacttccgccacctccaacaggatcccaccactaagcacatctttccctccccacctctctctgcattccgcagggatcgctccctacacaactcccttgtccattcgtcccccccatccctccccactgatctccctactggcacttatccgtgtaagcggaacaagtgctacacatgcccttacacttcctcccttaccaccattcatagaaacatagaaacatagaaaataggtgcaggagtaggccattcggcccttcgagcctgcaccgccatttatcatgatcatggctgatcatccaactcagaaccccgccccagccttccctccataccccctgacccccgtagccacaagggccatatctaactccctcttaaatatagccaatgaactggcctcaactgtttcctgtggcagagaattccacagattcaccactctctgtgtgaagaagtttttcctaatctcggtcctaaaaggcttcccctctatcctcaaactgtggcccctcgttctggacttccccaacatcggggacaatcttcctgcatctagcctgtccaatccctttaggatcttatacgtttcaatcagatcccccctcaatcttctaaattccaacaagtacaagcccagttcatccagtctttcttcatatgaaagtcctgccatcccaggactcaatctggtgaaccttctttgtactccctctatggcaaggatgtctttcctcagattaggggaccaaaactgcacacaatactccaggtgtggtctcaccaaggccttgtacaactgcagtagtacctccctgctcctgtactcgaatcctctcgctataaatgccagcataccattcgcctttttcaccgcctgctgtacctgcatgcccactttcaatgactggtatataatgacacccaggtctcgttgcacctccccttttcctaatcggccaccattcagataataatctgttttcctatttttgccaccaaagtggataacttcacatttatccacattaaattgcatctgccatgagtttgcccactcacccaacctatccaagtcaccctgcatcctcttagcatcctcctcactgctaacactgccacccagcttcgtgtcatccgcaaacttggagatgctgcatttaattcccttacccaagtcattaatatatattgtaaacaactggggtcccagcactgagccttgcggtaccccactagtcaccgcctgccattctgaaaaggtcccgtttattcccactctttgcttcctgtctgctaaccaattctccacccacaccaataccttacccccaataccgtgtgctttaagtttgcacactaatctcttgtgtgggatcttgtcaaaagccttttgaaaatctaaatataccacatccactggttctctcctatccactctactagttacatcctcaaaaaattctatgagattcgtcagacatgattttcctttcacaaatccatgctgactttgtctgatcattttaccgctttccaaatgtgctgttatcacatccttgataactgactccagcagtttccccaccaccgacgttaggctaattggtctataattccccggtttctctctccctccttttttaaaaagtggagttacattagccaccctccaatcctcaggaactagtccagaatctaacgagttttgaaaaattatcactaatgcatccactatttcttgggctacttccttaagcactctaagatgcagaccatctggccctggggatttatctgccttcaatcccttcaatttacctaacaccacttccctactaacatgtatttcgctcagttcctccatctcactggaccctctgtcccctactatttcaggaagattatttatgtcctccttagtgaagacagaaccaaagtaattattcaattggtctgccgtgtccttgctccccataatcaattcacctgtttctgtctgtaggggacctacagtCTTTTctattttacatatctataacagcttttacagtcagtttttatgttccctgccagttttctctcataatcttttttccccttcctaataaagccctttgtcctcctctgctgaactctgaatttctcccagtcctcaggtgagccactttttctggctaatttgtatgcttcttctttggaattgatacgatccgtaatttctcttgtcagccacgggtgcactaccttccttgatttattcttttgccaaactgggatgaacaattgttgtagttcatccatgcaatctttaaatgcttaccattgcatatccaccgtcaatcctttaagtgtcatttgccagtctatcttagctaattcacatctcataccttcaaagttacccttctttaagttcagaacctttgtttctgaattaactatgtcactctccatcttaatgaagaatttcaccatattatggtcactcttacccaaggggcctctcacgacaagattgctaattaacccttcctcattgctcaatacccagtccagaatagcctgctctctagttggttcctcgacatgttggttcaaaaaaccatcccgcatacattccaagaaatcctcttcctcagcacctttaccaatttggttcacccaatctacatgtagattgaagtcacccattacaactgctgttcctttattgcacacatttctaatttcctgtttaataccatccccgacctcactactactgttaggtggcctgtacacaacttccaccagcgttttctgccccttagtgttatgcagctctacccatatcgattccacatcttcccggcttatgtccttcctttctattgcattaatctcttctttaaccagcaatgccacccctcctccccttccgtcatgtctatccctcctgaatattgaatatccctgaacgttgagctcccatccctggtcaccctggagccatgtctctgtgatcccaactatatcataatcattaataacaatctgcactttcaattcatccaccttattacgaatgttccttgcattgacacacaaagccttcaggcgctcttttacaactctcttagcccttatacaattatgttgaaaagtggccctttttaatgcttgccctggatttgtcggcctgccactattacttttctccttagtactttttgcttctaccctcactttacacccctctgtctctctgcactggttcccatccccctgttgtgaactaacctcctcacgcctagcctctttaatttgatccccaccccccaaccattctagtttaaagtcacctcagtagcccccgctaatctccctgccaggatattggtccccctaggattcaagtgtaacccgtcctttttgtacaggtcacgcctgcgccaaaagaggtcccaatgatccaaaaacttgaatccctgccccctgctccaatccctcagccacgcatttatcctccacctcatcgcattcctactctcactgtcgcgtggcacaggcagcaatcccaagattactacctttgcggtcctttttctcaattcccttcctagctccctatattctcctttcaggacctcatcccttctcctacctatgtcattggtacctatatgtaccatgacctctggctcctcaccctcccacttcaggatatcttggacacgatcagaaatatcccggaccctggcacctgggaggcaaactaccatccgggtctctggactgcgtccacagaatcgcctatctgacccccttactattgagtcccctatcacaactgccctcctcttcctttccctacccttctgagctacagggccagactctgtgccggaggcacgatcactgttgcttcccccggttaagctgtcccccccaacagtactcaaacaggagtacctgttgttaaggggcacagccaccggggtactccctattacctgacttttccccttccccctcctaaccgtgacccacttgtctgcctcccgttgccccggcgtgaccacctgcctgcaactcctctctatcacctcctcactctccctgaccccaaacagtccttccaggtgaggcaacacttcacctgtgagtcgactggggtgatatactacgtccggtgctcctgatgggccttttatatattggcgagacccgacgcagactgggagaccgctttgctgaacatctacgctctgtccgccagagaaagcaggatctcccagtggccacacattttaattccacatcccattcccattctgacatgtctattcacgtcctcctctactgtaaagatgaagcctcactcaggttggaggaacaacaccttatattccgtctgggtagcctccaacctgatggcatgaacatcgacttctctaacttccgctaaggccccacctccacctcgtaccccatctgttactcatttttatgcacacattctttctctcactctcctttttctccctctgtccctctgaatatacctcttgcccatcctctgagtcaccccccccccttgtctttcttcccggacctcctgtcccatgatcctctcgtatccccttttgcctatcacctgtccagctcttggctccatccctccaactttcaaatcccttactcactcttccttcagttagtcctgacgaagggtctcggcctgaaacgtcgactgcacctcttcctacagatgctgcttggcctgctgcgttcaccagcaactttgatgtgtgttgcaatctCATAAGCTCTTCATTGCATCAATCGACATGGTAAAACTTCATTAAACTGGCCCCATTCAAGTATATCTACCGATAATTACCCTCTACTCTCTAAATAAATTACCAAAAGTGTAGGTACAACAGGTTTGGTCTCACCAACAAAATGTACACTTTTAACAATTTTGTCCTATGTATATACACTGTATGGTCATCATTGGGAAGGATGGCATTTATTGTTCAGGGTTTGGACAGCCACTTTCTCCAACTGTTGTTGGAACTGTACTGAATCATATAAATGGAAATTATTTCAATATAC
This genomic window contains:
- the abitram gene encoding protein Abitram, translated to MAGTRVRPSVVDRYFTRWYKTDVKGRPCEDHCILQHSNRLCVITVAESHPVLQSARKIKSISYQISANCSRLQNKVSGKSKRGGQFLTELAPLCRIMCEDGEEYTIYSCIRGRLLEVNENILQRPSLLQEKPSTEGYIAVVLPKFEESKSITQNLINQEIYEDVILKRDSTAAKQLNADLRDPVSLDIA